One Tomitella gaofuii DNA segment encodes these proteins:
- a CDS encoding CCA tRNA nucleotidyltransferase: MSTTRGSEAERRQRLLAGATATLRSLSEILAGLGGRFSERGHRLYLVGGSVRDAVLGRLGTDLDFTTDARPEQVQEILSGWAEAQWDTGIAFGTISAVRSGWQIEVTTFRADKYDRVSRNPAVTYGESLEDDLVRRDFTVNAMAVRVDSDGTLEFVDPLGGLDHLLAGVLDTPTRPEDSFDDDPLRMLRAARFVAQLGFTPTPRVVEAMTAMTGQLERITVERIRVELDKLMLGEHAVEGVDLLCRTGLAEYVIPEVPAMQLEIDEHHQHKDVYRHSLTVLQQAMDLEDGDPDLVLRLAALFHDIGKPATKRNEPGGAVSFHHHEVVGAKMTRKRMRALKYSKKMIEDVSTLVFLHLRFHGYGSGEWTDSAVRRYVNDAGVLLPRLHKLVRADCTTRNKRRAARLQATYDDLERRIAAIAAAEDLARVRPDLDGNAIMELLGIGPGREVGAAWRFLKELRLERGPLPRDEAERELLDWWARRV, from the coding sequence GTGTCGACTACCCGAGGATCCGAGGCCGAACGCCGGCAGCGGCTGCTTGCCGGCGCCACTGCGACCCTGCGGTCGCTCTCGGAAATACTGGCCGGACTGGGCGGCAGGTTCTCCGAGCGCGGACACCGTTTGTATCTGGTGGGCGGCAGCGTCCGCGATGCCGTGCTGGGCAGGCTGGGCACGGACCTCGACTTCACCACCGATGCCCGCCCGGAGCAGGTCCAGGAGATCTTGTCGGGCTGGGCGGAGGCCCAGTGGGACACCGGTATCGCATTCGGGACGATCAGCGCGGTCCGCTCGGGATGGCAGATCGAGGTGACCACCTTCCGCGCGGACAAGTATGACCGTGTGAGCCGCAATCCGGCCGTCACCTACGGCGAGAGCCTCGAGGACGACCTGGTCCGGCGCGACTTCACCGTCAACGCTATGGCGGTGCGGGTGGACAGCGACGGGACGCTGGAGTTCGTCGATCCGCTCGGAGGGCTCGATCACCTGCTCGCCGGCGTACTCGACACGCCCACCCGGCCCGAGGACTCCTTCGACGACGACCCGCTGCGGATGCTGCGCGCGGCCCGCTTCGTCGCGCAGCTGGGGTTCACGCCGACGCCCCGGGTGGTCGAGGCGATGACGGCCATGACCGGGCAACTGGAGCGGATCACGGTCGAGCGGATCCGGGTGGAGCTCGACAAGCTGATGCTCGGCGAGCACGCGGTGGAGGGAGTGGACCTGCTCTGCCGCACGGGCCTGGCCGAGTACGTGATCCCCGAGGTCCCGGCGATGCAGCTGGAGATCGACGAGCACCACCAGCACAAGGACGTGTACCGGCACTCGCTCACCGTCCTGCAGCAGGCGATGGACCTCGAGGACGGGGATCCGGACCTCGTGCTGCGGCTTGCGGCGTTGTTCCATGACATCGGCAAGCCGGCCACCAAGCGCAACGAGCCGGGCGGGGCCGTGAGCTTCCACCACCACGAGGTGGTGGGTGCGAAGATGACCCGCAAACGGATGCGTGCGCTGAAATACTCGAAGAAGATGATCGAGGACGTCTCGACGCTGGTGTTCCTGCACCTGCGCTTCCACGGATACGGCAGTGGCGAGTGGACCGACTCGGCCGTGCGCAGGTATGTCAACGACGCCGGCGTGCTGCTGCCGCGCCTGCACAAGCTCGTGCGTGCCGACTGCACGACCCGCAACAAGCGACGCGCGGCGCGGCTTCAGGCTACGTACGACGATCTGGAACGCCGCATCGCAGCCATCGCGGCCGCGGAGGACCTCGCGCGGGTGCGTCCCGACCTTGACGGCAACGCGATCATGGAGTTGCTGGGCATCGGTCCGGGCCGGGAGGTCGGCGCGGCGTGGCGGTTCCTCAAGGAGCTGCGGCTGGAGCGTGGACCGCTCCCCCGGGACGAGGCGGAACGCGAGCTGCTCGACTGGTGGGCGCGTCGCGTTTGA